The genomic interval GCGGCAATCAGGACATTTTCACAAAATGTAGAACTTGCGCAGGGAGAGCTCACGATGAACCATCCCGTAGAAACATACCGTGGAGAGTACTTTTTTCAAAACAACCAGCTGCTTTATGTTAATCGTGCAAGCGAAAGCATCATGAGCCCTTATCATGATCACGATTTTCTTGAATGCGTATATATTGCAGAAGGAGCCGGCTATCACCATATCGGAGATCAGGTGCATAAGGTGCGGAAAGGTCAAGTATTTTTCATTCCTATCGGCATTTCTCATGTGTTCAGGCCGATTTCCTCCGACCAAGCCCGCAACCCATTAAGCGTATTCAACTGCGTCTTTTCTCCATTGCTGCTGCATAAGCTTAGTGCATTCGCTTCCGATTATCGCAGCGTGCAGTTTATTAATGATATGGAAAGCGGCAAATTTCCCTATTATTCTTGTATGGATACAAATAGTCAGTTTGAGAAGCTGTTTCTATCCATGCATAGAGAATTCGAACTGACTCAAAGCGGCTCGTCCGATTACTTGCATACGCTGCTGCTCCAGCTGCTCATTACTCTGCAGCGCTCTGTTGCTAGCGAACCGGAAGCAGCGGCTCGTGCGCCGCAGCAGCTGGAATTTATAAAGCTGTTACATGATCTTGAGCAGCGTTTCCAGCAGGAGCTGACCCTAGCTAAGCTGGCCGAGACTAGCGGCTGGAGCGAGCGTCATCTGCAGCGGCTCTTTCAGCAGTATACGAAACAAAGCTTTCATCGTTATTTGCAAAATTTGCGTATCCAAAAAAGCCAAGAGCTGCTTCGTGGCTCTCAGCTGAAAATCAATACCATTGCCGAAATGGTTGGCTATCGCGATATTCATTCTTTTAACGCATTGTTCAAAAGGTGCACCGGCATGACGCCTAGCGTCTATCGCAGAGGCTAGAGAATAACCTCAGCTGGCATGCCTAAGCAGAAGGAGGTTCAATACCATCATGTTTACTCTAAAAGAAAAGCTCTATTTGCTTCAGCTGCTGAAGCAGCAAAATCGGAAACGTTTATTTGGCTTTGGCAAAAAAGACCCG from Paenibacillus sp. FSL K6-3182 carries:
- a CDS encoding AraC family transcriptional regulator → MNHPVETYRGEYFFQNNQLLYVNRASESIMSPYHDHDFLECVYIAEGAGYHHIGDQVHKVRKGQVFFIPIGISHVFRPISSDQARNPLSVFNCVFSPLLLHKLSAFASDYRSVQFINDMESGKFPYYSCMDTNSQFEKLFLSMHREFELTQSGSSDYLHTLLLQLLITLQRSVASEPEAAARAPQQLEFIKLLHDLEQRFQQELTLAKLAETSGWSERHLQRLFQQYTKQSFHRYLQNLRIQKSQELLRGSQLKINTIAEMVGYRDIHSFNALFKRCTGMTPSVYRRG